The following is a genomic window from Anser cygnoides isolate HZ-2024a breed goose chromosome 33, Taihu_goose_T2T_genome, whole genome shotgun sequence.
GGCACCGGGGGCCCTTTGAAGCCGCCTCTGCCCCGTGCCCTGTCATTACCGGGGCCGCAgacggggaaactgaggcacggccccgcggggccgcagCCGGCGGGGCTcggcagccgccccccccccttcagcTGTGCcaccaccccaaatcccacccccaCAACCCACCCAGACCCTGGGCAtcaccccagtgcccccccccccagcccctcacagcgcaggcagagccccccaGGGTGGCCCcttcattcccccccccccccaccccagcaggaGGGTGGGCGGCTGGGGGGTCTCCGGAGTTCCCGAGCAGATGGAGCCCCCCTGGGACAAGGGGACGGGtcccggggggtggggggaagtgCCAGGATCGaggaccccaaaacacccccctGCAATGAGGGGGGGCCAAGAGCCATCCCACAGAGCCCCCAACCGggcaccccctccccaaaagcagccccagctgcagccacaggagaggggctggggggggccaaggacagcgggggggggacagggaggtgaCGGTCACCCCAAAACTGTCACCTCCCACAGCTGCTGGCACTCGGGGAGCAGCCACGCTCGCGGCACCAGTGTCCCCATCTGACCCCGCACCCCAAAAGGGGGCACCCAAAACaagggggaccccccccctacccccagcagctgcagcaccacgCGCGGTGACCCCAAGGAAGGGGACCCCAAAGGAGGGGACCCCAAAGGAGGGGACCCTGGTGACCCCAAGGAAGGGGACCCCAAGGAAGGGGACCCCGAGGGAGGGGACCTCGGGAACCCCAAGGGAGGGGACCCCAAGGAAGGGGACCCCGGGGACCCCAAGGGAGGGGACCCCAAAGGAGGGGACCCCAAGGGAGGGGACCCTGGTGACCCCAAGGAAGGGGACCCCAAGGAAGGGGACCCCGAGGGAGGGGACCTCGGTGACCCCAAGGAAGGGGACCCCAAGGAAGGGGACCCCAAGGGAGGGGACCCCAAGGAAGGGGACCCCGAGGAAGGGGACCCCGGTGACCCCAAGGAAGGTGACCCCAAGGAAGGGGACCCCGGGAACCCCAAGGGAGGGGACCCCAAAGGAGGGGACCCCAAGGGAGGGGACCCCAAGGAAGGGGACCCCGGGGACCCCAAGGGAGGGGACCCCAAAGGAGGGGACCCCGGGGAACCCGAGGGATGGGACCCCGAGGGAGGGGACCCTGAGGGATGGGACCCCAGTGACCCCAAGGAAGGTGACCCCAAAGGAGGGGACCCCGGTGACCCCGAGGGAGGGGCCccggcggtgccccccccgtgcccagggccggatcctgcccagGCCGCGGGGCAGGGCCGTGCCTGTGCCGGCTGAATCACGGGGCACGGCACCGGGCACGGcaccgggcacggccccgggcaCGGCACCGGGCACCCCTTTGAGGCCGCGGCGCACCCCGAAAatccctgcgggggggggggggggggggggggcgaggcaAAGAGCGTTGTGCCTCCGTGGGcaaaccccaaaacctgctttttttcttgggggggggggcagaagccCCCTTTTGGGGCCGCTTGGCTGGCAGCTCCGGCAGCCACCGACCCCCCCCCGAGGATGCTCGGatttggggtccgggggggggtcgtggtgatgggggggggcagggcggTCGGAGCCGCTTCGGTTCCTTCCCAGCTCCCTGGGTTttagggctgggggctccccccccccccagaccagCTCAGCCCCCTTCTCCCCATGCAGCTGGGCCCCCcaagcccggggggggggggggctgttcccccccaaaaaagccttTCAAGccttgcaccccccccccccgggtgggcattcagcccccagcacaaagcccaccccccccgggggggacACCGGCGAGACAAAACCCGGGGACCCCCAAAGgggccgcgtccccccccccccccccgccgagcCTTCCCTTCCAGAAAAATGCACgaaaaacgggggggggggggggggggagcgggtcCGAAGCCCCCCCGGGTCAGGCATTCATCACCCGGCGCACAAAAGCGGCTcgcaggggccggggggggggggggaatcggGGGCCCCCGGCCCCAGCGGGGCTTTGTCTCCGGCAGATGAAAGGCGCTgggccccctccccggcccgggggggtcccggggggggccggggggattAGTGCCGGCTCAGCACCGCCTCGCAGCACCCGAAGCCACCCACGAGGCCCCCACGGCGCGCGGGGAGGCTCGGAGCCAGGAGTGGctcccaaaaaaaaatattcccccccccccccgaaaaataTTTTGGGCACCTCGTGGGGGTGGGCACCGTggtggagccccccccccccagcacccagtgcTTTGGGGTCGCTCCCCACCCTCGCACCCGGTCTCCatcccggacccccccccccccccggggtggtggccgtgctccagcagccccccccccgcccccccccccggagcccagcgcccccccgGGCTCGGCACAAGGAGCAGGAATCGGCCTTTGTTCAGCTCCTGGCGTGGGGCAGCCGAGAGCCAGGCAGTGTctcacccccccgccccccggcagcccccccccccccccccccccccggcacgtCCTGCCCTTGgaccccccccgagccccccaggagctgtagggggcccccaaaccccccaaatccaggCACGTCCTTCCCTTGGACCCCCCATCCATCACCGCGGGGCGGCACCGGAGAAGGATGggacccccccgagcccccaggAGTtgcaggaccccccagacctCCCCAAATCCAGACAAGTCTTTCCCTTGGCGcccccccccgaagcccccagcagctgcagatgccccccccgcccagccCTCCCAGATCCAGGCACGTTCTTCCCTTggaccccccgagccccccagcagctgcaggtggccccccccccagaccccccaaatccagccACGTCCTTCCCTTGGACCCCCCCATCactgcagggcagcacgagagcaggatgggacccccccgagcccccaggAGTTGCAGGAGCCCCCAGACCTCCCGAAATCCAGCCATGTCCTTCCCTTgccccccccgaagcccccagcagctgcagacgccaccccccccccccaaatccaggCACGTCCTTCCCTTGGACCCCCCCATCactgcagggcagcacgagagcaggatgggaccccccccccgagcccccaggAGTtgcaggagcccccccccagacctcccaAAATCCAGCCACGTCCTTCCCTTGGACCCCCCATCACCGCGGGGCGGCACCGGAGCAggatgggacccccccagacccccccccagaccccccccccagcagctgcaggcagcccccaaaacctccccaaacCCAGATGTGCCGCCCCAGCCGGGGGCACACGGCCCCTGCggcccaccccaccccccccccgagccccccccccccccccgcctgccgTCTCCGCTTTCGCCCCCGGCGCTCCCCcccttcggggggggggggggctcggaaGGGAGGCAAATCGGAGCCGTCCCCAGGGCGGCCGGGGAGAAAGGGGATccggctggggccgggggggcaccgggggggggggggccgggggtcgGGCAGGAGCGGGTGGTTTTCATTACGGGCTGCTCGGGGCCCGTGGCTGCTTTCGCCGAATCTCCGGGGGGAGAAAAACGGCCGCTTCGgttaaaaaattacaaaaaatataaaaaataaattaaaaaaaaaaaaggggttgggggggggggggggggggggacggagccggctcccagcacccacccggccgggccccggcaCGGCTCCCGGTGCCACCTGGTCCCGGTtacggtgggggggggggggggggtgccgggggggcagccccagctgggggagaggggtttgggggcgccTTCCAGGGCCGGTgcttggggtgcccccccccgcagccagcagcgctctgcctcctccttcccccccaacctcccctcctcttcctcaccccccccccgtcccgaGGTGTTTCTGCACCCTTCCTGCCGCtctgccccccccgcctccaAGGACCCCCCCTTTGTGTCACCCCAAaggcagccgcagccccccccaccccccggcaCCTCCCCAGAGCAAGGCTTCTGGTCGCCACCCTGGCACGGCCCCCCCAAGGCCAGAGGTGGCCGCACcccggtgctgggggtgggggcaccccagctgccccccacccAAAGGgtcccagctgccccccccccccagaggggTCCCAGCCCACCCAGGccccctgctgcttctcccccaAGGGTCACGGAGGGCCCTGGTGCCACCCAGcacccccctttcccccagcACGGAGGGGGTTGCagagagcccccccccaggctcacCTGGCtgaccccagaccccccccccattatgGGATGCCCACCCCGGGGCAATTAACCCAACCTGGGTAACTGGGGGGCAATGAGCAGGCGGCGCCCCGAGGGGCCCAGCAGgcggcacccatgggtgctctgACCCCCTCAGGCGCGCGGACCCCCACACCCCGgattggggtgcccccccccccaaattggggtgCCCGCCCGGTTCCCACGCGGTGCTGAGCCAAGCGGCAGCGCCCAGCACCGCCTTCGCCCCCGGCCCCTTGCGCAACGCCGGGGCCGCAGGAGCAGGATGCGTGCacgcggggagggggggcgggaggggacagggacagcaaaagggggggtgggggggtcggacctttattaaaaaaaaaagggggagaaaagggggaggagggtggaggaggagttcctgggggggggtcggaGCCGGAGCGGTGCGGGACCACCGGGCGGGAGCGGTTTGGTGTTTCCTTTCcaataaaatattcacaaataaatactgtggggggggtcggggggggggggcagaacgagcagagctgcagggggagAGACCGAAGTGAACCAAAAAcgggttaaaaaaaataataaaagtttgGGGTGCTccccctgcctggctgctccagTGACACCCCCAAGCTgtcggaggggggggggtgcacggggggCAGGTGGAGAGGaccggggggcagggggggccatggggctgTGGGAACGGTGCTGGGCAGAGCGGGGGGGGGATGGAGATGCTGTGGGGGGTCGGCGGCGGGCGTCACTCCCGGACGTACACCCTGGTGCAGACGACGTCGTCGGCGGTCATggtctgcaaaaaaaaaaaaaaaagaggggggtgctcacggccccggccccgtcgtgccccccccagccccaaagctgccccccccggcacccaccaGGATCAGCTCCCCGTCGTTGGTCATCTCCCGGGACCAGCCCGTCTTGGGCCCGTCGCCCTTCAGCAGCCGCTGCTCGCACACCATCTTGTTCTCGCTCTCCCACTTGGCCAGGCTCTGCAGAGACCGGGGGCAAAaaaatgaggggggggggctttaGGGTAAGGGGGGGGGCCACGATCAGCCCCCACGCCCCGGCCACGCGGCACCACCCGTGCCCGTGCCGCAGGACGGATGGGGCCGGTTGGCTCCCCGCTTTTCCCCGCTTAGGAATGtgaggggggggacacacatttggggtggggatgagcccccccgcccccggcccggcccccacCTTGCAGGGCCGCCCGTCCACCGTCTGCTCCTCGAACTCCTCGCCGATCCTGAAGCTGATCTCGGTGGTGCGCACGGTGGTCGAGGTGCGGATGTAGAAGCTCTCCCCGTCCTGCCTGATCTCCACCGCCGGCTTCGAGGCCGCCGCCACCGCGATCTTCCGCAGCATCATGTTGACGCCTGCGGGCGTAGGGGGCTCAGAACCgagccctccccccccacacccccaacCATTCCCTCCCAGCTCCGGGGGCCCCCGACCTCCCTGTCCCCGCGCCGTGACCCGCGGAGGGGAGGTTAAGTGACCCCCaggcggcggtggcggtgccccccggccccatttcGAAGCCCCAGATGCCTCCGGCTCAATTGGTTGCagatgggggctgggggggggggcacgaggtCACACAACCCCCCTTTGCGCTCGAGGCTCGGTGCCAGGAGCCCCCCGTGGGGTTGGAGCAcgtggctggggggggacgCACGTggctgcgcccccccccacGCTTGGCGCTGATCCTGGAAGGACCCCGAGCGCTGCGGCCAGCTCAGGGcaacgtattttttttttttgggggggggggggaaggaaatcCGTGAGCCCCCCGACACATCTGGGCCACATCTGGCCCTCGTTACCTGCTGGcaaaggctgggggggggcgggggggggggcaggatgcgTGGGGAGGGCCCGGGGGTGACGGGGAGGGTGCAGGGGTGACGCTGGGGACGAGGCGCCCGGCTCCTgccccgggaggggggggggtggttgcccccccctccccaatctggtgggctggggggagggcATGCCCTTCGCTGCACCCCCCTCTaactgcaggcagctggggcttTGTCCTCGCTCCCCGAGGGGCTCATCCATCacggccccgtgtcccccccccccgtcaccgaggcggccccgcgccccggggAGCTGCTCTTTGGGGACATTGTTCTGCAGCGTGACCCCCGGGGGACAAAGGCATCTGGCCaggaccccccgacccccccctccaaaaaaaaaacccacaccccCCCAGAGGGGgtccctgtgtgtgtgtgggggggtgacACGGTcagtcccagccccacagcagggacGGGGACGTGGCGCTGAGCATCCCCgcaggggccggggcagctcgggggggggggggggggggacgggacaaATCCTGCACCGGGGACAAACGCATCgctggggggctgctcccggctgtgccccccccactGTGATGCTGAGCTTCACACCACAACCGCACcttcccctgggggggggggggcacagggagaaaatgccccaaaagctgaagggggggggggggtgagggggggcacGGCGCCCCAGGGGCTGAAGCCCCAGCCCCATCGCCCGCGGGTGGGGGCTGCACCCCAAAAAAAGGTGGAaacgggggctgcggggtggcaggagcccccccccccgagctgcgTGGGAAAGGAAAAGCGTTCGGCTGCAGGCTGGtggatttattttcctgctgaggtttcccccccccccccccgccagcctcACCgtgactgggggggggggggggaagagaggggggcgacgggggggagcggggagtgAAATCCAAGAAAGTGATAATTACGCTGAAGTATTCGTTCCGGATCCCCTAACCTGGAAAATATTCTGCTCCTGCGGCTCCTCGGCAGGCGGGGAGGGGGTCAGAGAGAGGggagcgccgggggggggctgggggggctccggccCTGCCCAaaccctggggacccccagcgcCCCCGAGCTGAGGGCGCACGGCACCGGGAGGGGGCCAGAAACGAGccctggggcgggggggaggcagcccagtgtgtggggggggatttgggggcatcACACCTCCCCCctgggtgttttggggtgtcGGTGCGGGGGGGCTCGGTGTGCGGGGGGGTCGGTGTGCGGGGGACAGCGCAGGCAGCGGGGTCCCCAGGGTGAGtttgggggtccctgccccaggggtggCCGCTGCggggggggaaactgaggcaggcaggacttgggggggggcatggtgcaggtggggggggggctgagctgctgccccccccccggggagggagaggcagcCTGGCCccgccgtgcctcagtttccccccccccggaagGGTTTGGGGCAGCggggctcggccccccccccccaaaaaaaaataaataaatggggttttggggagggggagatgggggcaggaccccccggcccctgcctgcccccagcctccagcagagcggggaggggttggggggcaccgggggaaaaggggggggggggcaccgggggtctCCGGGgaaaccgggggggggggggggggggggggcaccggcagGCCCTGAaaggggggtccggggggtgcggggcgggggggggggggctcgcacTCACCCAGCGCTTTGAGCAGCTCCTCGAAGTTTTCGGAGCTCTTCATTTTCCAGTTCCCGGAGAAATTGGGCATCGTtgcgggctggggggggctggggggggcaccggggcgggggggggggggggggggggagagagcaGGTGGCGGGgtgtgtatgggggggggggggggcaccggcaccgggagcgATGGGGAAcgaggttgggggggggggaaggggggaaccGGCACCGGCTGCTCCGCTCCGcaccccggggccgccccggtCCCGGCACCGCCGCTgctcccggtcccggccccgcgccgccgtTTTATggccgggagggggccgggagggggccgggagggggccgggagggggc
Proteins encoded in this region:
- the LOC136788073 gene encoding basic salivary proline-rich protein 3-like yields the protein MEPPWDKGTGPGGSCSTTRGDPKEGDPKGGDPKGGDPGDPKEGDPKEGDPEGGDLGNPKGGDPKEGDPGDPKGGDPKGGDPKGGDPGDPKEGDPKEGDPEGGDLGDPKEGDPKEGDPKGGDPKEGDPEEGDPGDPKEGDPKEGDPGNPKGGDPKGGDPKGGDPKEGDPGDPKGGDPKGGDPGEPEGWDPEGGDPEGWDPSDPKEGDPKGGDPGDPEGGAPAVPPPCPGPDPAQAAGQGRACAG
- the CRABP2 gene encoding cellular retinoic acid-binding protein 2, with translation MPNFSGNWKMKSSENFEELLKALGVNMMLRKIAVAAASKPAVEIRQDGESFYIRTSTTVRTTEISFRIGEEFEEQTVDGRPCKSLAKWESENKMVCEQRLLKGDGPKTGWSREMTNDGELILTMTADDVVCTRVYVRE